The Paralichthys olivaceus isolate ysfri-2021 chromosome 9, ASM2471397v2, whole genome shotgun sequence genome contains a region encoding:
- the trim105 gene encoding tripartite motif containing 105: MATAASAAPPAVPPSTKGSLREDLTCAICCDLFRDPVMLDCMHHFCRPCISRYWRGTQGPVTCPQCRKVFTCRQFQTNYLVTAMVEKVRATTSHSYIQNLEKQLKETLESHRLRREDYINSIHRERDKMETIKRFGADLQVRVKAEFRALHQILDDEESCMLEQLRREQEDELEKVQRHLEAVKLTVRELEENMRVLQQASASTENIVLTELPKLRPCAQVDAAPEFDTNTFSNKYMAPLQYITWRKIFKSLKPGPSPLMFDVDTAHPSVRVSRDKTVAVECDGMTWHSDNSKRFLQCVNILAAQGFHSGRHYWEVEVGSKSKWDLGVASEAVDRHSRIKLCPESGYWTLRLRNRNQYSAGTQPWTRLQLGSSPQRLGVFLDCEERRVSFYNADDMSLLYSFTNGPRGKVFPFFSPCISGSSQEPQPIKLLHYPPLALSG; this comes from the exons ATGGccactgctgcttctgctgcgcCTCCTGCTGTTCCTCCTTCCACCAAAGGCAGCCTGAGAGAGGATCTGACCTGTGCAATATGCTGCGACTTGTTCCGTGACCCCGTCATGCTGGACTGCATGCACCACTTCTGCAGACCCTGCATCTCCAGGTACTGGAGGGGAACCCAGGGGCCTGTGACCTGCCCGCAGTGCCGCAAGGTGTTCACCTGCAGGCAGTTTCAGACCAACTACCTGGTCACTGCCATGGTGGAGAAGGTCAGGGCCACCACCTCGCACTCCTACATACAGAACCTGGAG AAACAGCTGAAAGAGACGTTGGAGAGCCACCGCTTGCGGAGGGAGGACTACATTAACAGCattcacagagaaagagacaagatggaaacaataaag AGATTTGGAGCAGATCTGCAGGTCCGTGTCAAAGCGGAATTCAGAGCTCTCCATCAGATACTGGACGATGAGGAGTCGTGTATGCTGGAGCAGTtgaggagggagcaggaggatgaGCTGGAAAAGGTCCAGCGCCACCTGGAGGCTGTCAAACTGACCgtgagggagctggaggagaacatGAGAGTGCTGCAGCAGGCTAGTGCTTCCACTGAAAACATCGTACTGACCGAG CTCCCAAAGCTAAG ACCATGTGCACAGGTGGATGCTGCCCCAGAGTTCGATACAAACACTTTCAGCAACAAATACATGGCCCCCTTACAGTACATCACATGGAGAAAGATATTCAAGTCATTGAAGCCAG GTCCGTCCCCACTGATGTTTGATGTGGACACGGCGCACCCGAGCGTCAGAGTCTCCAGGGATAAAACCGTGGCGGTCGAATGTGACGGCATGACATGGCACTCTGACAACAGCAAGCGCTTCCTCCAGTGTGTTAATATTCTTGCTGCCCAGGGCTTCCACTCAGGGCGCCACTACTGGGAGGTAGAAGTGGGCTCCAAATCCAAATGGGACCTGGGCGTGGCCTCGGAGGCTGTGGACAGACACTCGCGGATCAAGCTGTGTCCAGAAAGCGGCTACTGGACTCTGCGGTTGCGTAACAGGAACCAGTACTCCGCCGGCACCCAGCCCTGGACCAGGCTGCAGCTCGGGTCGTCCCCTCAGAGGCTCGGTGTTTTCTTGGACTGCGAGGAGAGGAGGGTGTCCTTCTACAATGCAGACGATATGAGTCTGCTCTACTCGTTCACCAATGGGCCGAGGGGCAAAGTGTTCCCCTTCTTCAGCCCGTGCATCAGTGGCAGCAGTCAGGAACCTCAGCCTATCAAACTCCTCCACTACCCGCCTCTTGCGCTGTCCGGCTAA